One genomic window of Candidatus Minimicrobia sp. QA0096 includes the following:
- a CDS encoding TrmH family RNA methyltransferase has protein sequence MNPEITLLVHNIRSTHNVGAIFRTAEGFGIKKIILSGYTPYPELSLCSKAPVCALADGEIRSEDPRLPHIREKITSQIHKTALGAESLVPFEFYEDINDWIEKNRQTENLPIVALEQSKDSVMLSEFQPPEKFALLLGEEVHGITPELLENCDFTVEIPMFGQKESFNVSVATGIALFGLIFPRMK, from the coding sequence ATGAATCCAGAAATTACCCTGTTAGTCCACAATATTCGCTCGACACATAATGTTGGGGCAATTTTTCGCACAGCCGAAGGATTTGGTATAAAAAAGATTATTCTTAGTGGCTACACGCCGTATCCAGAATTGAGTTTATGTAGCAAGGCGCCTGTTTGCGCGCTTGCCGATGGAGAAATTCGATCTGAAGATCCTCGCCTGCCGCACATTCGCGAAAAAATCACTAGCCAAATTCATAAAACAGCCTTAGGTGCGGAAAGTTTGGTGCCGTTTGAGTTTTATGAAGATATCAATGACTGGATTGAGAAAAATAGACAAACAGAAAACTTGCCAATTGTCGCGCTGGAGCAATCAAAAGACAGTGTGATGCTATCAGAATTTCAGCCGCCTGAAAAATTTGCGCTGCTACTCGGAGAAGAAGTCCACGGAATCACGCCGGAACTTTTGGAAAACTGCGATTTCACTGTAGAAATCCCAATGTTTGGTCAAAAAGAATCATTCAACGTGTCGGTCGCAACAGGAATTGCGCTGTTCGGACTGATTTTCCCGAGAATGAAATAA